A window of Sebastes umbrosus isolate fSebUmb1 chromosome 3, fSebUmb1.pri, whole genome shotgun sequence contains these coding sequences:
- the LOC119485199 gene encoding oxysterol-binding protein 1-like isoform X6 has product MSEPKPPTPTPGDTYKGWLFKWTNYIKGYQRRWFVLSNGLLSYYRTQAEMGHTCRGTINLATANIAVEDSCNFVISNGGAQTYHLKASSEVERQRWITALELAKAKAVHMQAESDDSGDDCPAAPPSAGQGGGCRNLEIQSTLRTLGSKVEDLNTCNDLIVKHGSALQRSLSELEGIRVGGDMGEKMRQVTERATLFRITSNAMINACRDFLSLAQNHSKRWTKALQVERDQRIRLEETLEQLAKQHNHLERAFRGSTVPSSFSNPTLGNKGAVSVKGDASDEDDDNEFFDAMEDPDQFITVPADPKYHRRSNSNLSGLSSETGMDDQSVNFDELSLASNPESPQPLELEPVRQRRTRIPDKPNYYLNLWSIMKNCIGKELSKIPMPVNFNEPLSMLQRLSEDLEYYELLDKAAKCQSSLEQMCYVAAFTVSSYSTTVHRTGKPFNPLLGETFELDRLKDCGYRSLCEQVSHHPPAAAHHAISEKGWTLRQEITLASKFRGKYLSIMPLGSIQCLFEKSNNHYSWKKVTTTVHNIIVGKLWIDQSGEIDVVNHKTGDRCHLKFAPYSYFSRDVPRKVTGVVTDKDGKAHHVLSGTWDEKMEFSRVMQSSKGENGTEGKQRTVYQTLKAKEIWRKNPLPEGAENMYFFSSLALALNEPEEGVAPTDSRRRPDQRLMEDGRWDEANAEKQRLEEKQRIVRREREREAVKAASSPEEADAVETGTEAHEVSDETDTEDSPPLTPVACK; this is encoded by the exons ATGTCGGAGCCTAAGCCCCCTACTCCAACCCCTGGAGACACGTACAAGGGTTGGCTCTTCAAGTGGACTAACTACATTAAAGGTTACCAGAGACGCTGGTTTGTTCTGAGCAATGGCTTGCTGTCTTACTACAG GACCCAGGCAGAGATGGGTCACACATGCCGAGGCACCATCAACTTGGCCACAGCCAATATTGCTGTGGAGGACTCGTGCAATTTTGTCATTTCCAACGGAGGTGCGCAGACCTACCACTTGAAGGCCAGCTCAGAAGTGGAGCGACAACGATGGATCACTGCTCTGGAGCTCGCCAAGGCGAAGGCTGTCCACATGCAGGCTGAATCTG ATGACTCGGGTGACGATTGTCCTGCAGCGCCCCCCTCCGCAGGACAGGGTGGAGGCTGCCGTAACTTAGAAATCCAGTCCACACTGCGCACACTTGGCAGCAAGGTGGAGGACCTCAACACCTGCAATGATCTCATTGTCAAGCATGGATCTGCCCTCCAAAG GTCTTTGTCAGAACTGGAGGGGATTCGTGTCGGAGGAGACATGGGGGAAAAGATGAGACAAGTTACAGAGAGAGCCACACTGTTCAGAATCACCTCCAATGCCATGATTAAT GCATGTAGAGACTTCCTCTCCCTGGCCCAGAACCACAGTAAGCGCTGGACGAAGGCCTTACAGGTTGAACGGGACCAGAGGATACGGCTGGAGGAGACTCTGGAGCAGCTGGCCAAACAGCACAATCACTTGGAAAGAGCTTTCAGAGGATCTACAGTCCCCTCTTCATTCAGCAATCCCACCTTAGGTAACAAAG GTGCCGTTTCAGTAAAAGGTGATGCCAGTGACGAGGATGATGACAATGAGTTCTTTGACGCTATGGAAGACCCAGACCAGTTTATTACTGTCCCTGCTGACCCCAAGTATCACAG GAGATCTAACAGCAACCTTAGTGGGCTCAGCAGTGAGACTGGAATGGACGATCAGTCAGTAAAT TTTGATGAGCTGTCTTTGGCATCCAACCCAGAGTCTCCACAGCCCCTTGAGTTAGAGCCAGTTAGACAAAGACGGACTCGCATCCCTGACAAGCCCAACTATTACCTCAATCTGTGGAGCATCATGAAGAACTGTATTGGAAAGGAGCTCTCAAAGATACCAATGCCT GTGAATTTCAACGAGCCCCTCTCGATGCTGCAACGTCTATCCGAAGACCTGGAGTACTACGAGCTGCTGGATAAGGCTGCTAAATGTCAGAGCTCTCTAGAGCAGATGTGTTATGTGGCCGCGTTCACAGTCTCTTCCTACTCCACCACTGTCCACCGCACAGGAAAACCCTTCAATCCTCTGCTGGGAGAAACCTTTGAGCTTGATCGGCTAAAAGATTGTGGCTACCGCTCCCTCTGCGAACAG GTGAGTCACCACCCACCTGCTGCAGCTCACCATGCCATCTCTGAAAAGGGCTGGACCCTCAGACAAGAAATTACCCTGGCCAGCAAGTTTAGAGGGAAATATCTCTCTATCATGCCTTTGG GTTCTATCCAGTGTTTATTTGAGAAGAGCAACAATCACTACTCATGGAAGAAAGTGACTACGACAGTACACAACATCATCGTTGGAAAATTATGGATTGACCAG TCAGGGGAGATAGATGTGGTGAACCACAAGACAGGAGATCGCTGCCACCTCAAGTTTGCTCCCTACAGTTACTTCTCCAGAGATGTACCAAGAAAG GTAACAGGAGTAGTAACAGATAAGGACGGGAAGGCCCACCACGTGCTATCGGGAACCTGGGATGAGAAGATGGAGTTCTCCAGGGTAATGCAGAGCAGTAAAGGtgagaacggcactgaaggcaaACAGAGGACCGTCTATCAGACCCTCAAAGCCAAAGAAATCTGGAGAAAGAACCCTTTACC AGAGGGAGCAGAGAACATGTACTTCTTCTCCTCACTGGCCTTGGCGCTCAATGAACCCGAAGAGGGAGTGGCGCCAACAGACAGTCGGCGGCGCCCCGACCAGAGGTTAATGGAGGACGGCCGATGGGATGAGGCTAACGCAGAGAAACAGAGGCTGGAAGAGAAACAGCGCATCGTTCGCcgagaaagggagagggaggCTGTTAAAGCAGCCAGCTCACCAGAGGAAG CTGATGCAGTGGAGACTGGCACAGAAGCACATGAGGTTTCTGATGAAA CTGACACAGAGGACTCTCCGCCTCTTACACCTGTTGCATGCAAGTAG
- the LOC119485199 gene encoding oxysterol-binding protein 1-like isoform X1 yields MSEPKPPTPTPGDTYKGWLFKWTNYIKGYQRRWFVLSNGLLSYYRTQAEMGHTCRGTINLATANIAVEDSCNFVISNGGAQTYHLKASSEVERQRWITALELAKAKAVHMQAESDDSGDDCPAAPPSAGQGGGCRNLEIQSTLRTLGSKVEDLNTCNDLIVKHGSALQRSLSELEGIRVGGDMGEKMRQVTERATLFRITSNAMINACRDFLSLAQNHSKRWTKALQVERDQRIRLEETLEQLAKQHNHLERAFRGSTVPSSFSNPTLGNKGAVSVKGDASDEDDDNEFFDAMEDPDQFITVPADPKYHRRSNSNLSGLSSETGMDDQSVNFDELSLASNPESPQPLELEPVRQRRTRIPDKPNYYLNLWSIMKNCIGKELSKIPMPVNFNEPLSMLQRLSEDLEYYELLDKAAKCQSSLEQMCYVAAFTVSSYSTTVHRTGKPFNPLLGETFELDRLKDCGYRSLCEQVSHHPPAAAHHAISEKGWTLRQEITLASKFRGKYLSIMPLGSIQCLFEKSNNHYSWKKVTTTVHNIIVGKLWIDQSGEIDVVNHKTGDRCHLKFAPYSYFSRDVPRKVTGVVTDKDGKAHHVLSGTWDEKMEFSRVMQSSKGENGTEGKQRTVYQTLKAKEIWRKNPLPEGAENMYFFSSLALALNEPEEGVAPTDSRRRPDQRLMEDGRWDEANAEKQRLEEKQRIVRREREREAVKAASSPEEAVTEDSINDSPLKTDAVETGTEAHEVSDESAHSDNYQSMWFEKLDDPVSGETLHVYKGGYWETKDQGDWDACPDIF; encoded by the exons ATGTCGGAGCCTAAGCCCCCTACTCCAACCCCTGGAGACACGTACAAGGGTTGGCTCTTCAAGTGGACTAACTACATTAAAGGTTACCAGAGACGCTGGTTTGTTCTGAGCAATGGCTTGCTGTCTTACTACAG GACCCAGGCAGAGATGGGTCACACATGCCGAGGCACCATCAACTTGGCCACAGCCAATATTGCTGTGGAGGACTCGTGCAATTTTGTCATTTCCAACGGAGGTGCGCAGACCTACCACTTGAAGGCCAGCTCAGAAGTGGAGCGACAACGATGGATCACTGCTCTGGAGCTCGCCAAGGCGAAGGCTGTCCACATGCAGGCTGAATCTG ATGACTCGGGTGACGATTGTCCTGCAGCGCCCCCCTCCGCAGGACAGGGTGGAGGCTGCCGTAACTTAGAAATCCAGTCCACACTGCGCACACTTGGCAGCAAGGTGGAGGACCTCAACACCTGCAATGATCTCATTGTCAAGCATGGATCTGCCCTCCAAAG GTCTTTGTCAGAACTGGAGGGGATTCGTGTCGGAGGAGACATGGGGGAAAAGATGAGACAAGTTACAGAGAGAGCCACACTGTTCAGAATCACCTCCAATGCCATGATTAAT GCATGTAGAGACTTCCTCTCCCTGGCCCAGAACCACAGTAAGCGCTGGACGAAGGCCTTACAGGTTGAACGGGACCAGAGGATACGGCTGGAGGAGACTCTGGAGCAGCTGGCCAAACAGCACAATCACTTGGAAAGAGCTTTCAGAGGATCTACAGTCCCCTCTTCATTCAGCAATCCCACCTTAGGTAACAAAG GTGCCGTTTCAGTAAAAGGTGATGCCAGTGACGAGGATGATGACAATGAGTTCTTTGACGCTATGGAAGACCCAGACCAGTTTATTACTGTCCCTGCTGACCCCAAGTATCACAG GAGATCTAACAGCAACCTTAGTGGGCTCAGCAGTGAGACTGGAATGGACGATCAGTCAGTAAAT TTTGATGAGCTGTCTTTGGCATCCAACCCAGAGTCTCCACAGCCCCTTGAGTTAGAGCCAGTTAGACAAAGACGGACTCGCATCCCTGACAAGCCCAACTATTACCTCAATCTGTGGAGCATCATGAAGAACTGTATTGGAAAGGAGCTCTCAAAGATACCAATGCCT GTGAATTTCAACGAGCCCCTCTCGATGCTGCAACGTCTATCCGAAGACCTGGAGTACTACGAGCTGCTGGATAAGGCTGCTAAATGTCAGAGCTCTCTAGAGCAGATGTGTTATGTGGCCGCGTTCACAGTCTCTTCCTACTCCACCACTGTCCACCGCACAGGAAAACCCTTCAATCCTCTGCTGGGAGAAACCTTTGAGCTTGATCGGCTAAAAGATTGTGGCTACCGCTCCCTCTGCGAACAG GTGAGTCACCACCCACCTGCTGCAGCTCACCATGCCATCTCTGAAAAGGGCTGGACCCTCAGACAAGAAATTACCCTGGCCAGCAAGTTTAGAGGGAAATATCTCTCTATCATGCCTTTGG GTTCTATCCAGTGTTTATTTGAGAAGAGCAACAATCACTACTCATGGAAGAAAGTGACTACGACAGTACACAACATCATCGTTGGAAAATTATGGATTGACCAG TCAGGGGAGATAGATGTGGTGAACCACAAGACAGGAGATCGCTGCCACCTCAAGTTTGCTCCCTACAGTTACTTCTCCAGAGATGTACCAAGAAAG GTAACAGGAGTAGTAACAGATAAGGACGGGAAGGCCCACCACGTGCTATCGGGAACCTGGGATGAGAAGATGGAGTTCTCCAGGGTAATGCAGAGCAGTAAAGGtgagaacggcactgaaggcaaACAGAGGACCGTCTATCAGACCCTCAAAGCCAAAGAAATCTGGAGAAAGAACCCTTTACC AGAGGGAGCAGAGAACATGTACTTCTTCTCCTCACTGGCCTTGGCGCTCAATGAACCCGAAGAGGGAGTGGCGCCAACAGACAGTCGGCGGCGCCCCGACCAGAGGTTAATGGAGGACGGCCGATGGGATGAGGCTAACGCAGAGAAACAGAGGCTGGAAGAGAAACAGCGCATCGTTCGCcgagaaagggagagggaggCTGTTAAAGCAGCCAGCTCACCAGAGGAAG CTGTCACTGAGGATTCAATCAATGATTCACCCTTGAAAA CTGATGCAGTGGAGACTGGCACAGAAGCACATGAGGTTTCTGATGAAA GCGCTCATTCAGACAACTACCAATCGATGTGGTTTGAGAAGTTAGACGACCCCGTCTCCGGAGAGACCTTGCATGTTTACAAGGGCGGTTACTGGGAGACGAAGGACCAAGGCGACTGGGACGCGTGCCCTGACATCTTCTGA
- the LOC119485199 gene encoding oxysterol-binding protein 1-like isoform X2 — MSEPKPPTPTPGDTYKGWLFKWTNYIKGYQRRWFVLSNGLLSYYRTQAEMGHTCRGTINLATANIAVEDSCNFVISNGGAQTYHLKASSEVERQRWITALELAKAKAVHMQAESDDSGDDCPAAPPSAGQGGGCRNLEIQSTLRTLGSKVEDLNTCNDLIVKHGSALQRSLSELEGIRVGGDMGEKMRQVTERATLFRITSNAMINACRDFLSLAQNHSKRWTKALQVERDQRIRLEETLEQLAKQHNHLERAFRGSTVPSSFSNPTLGAVSVKGDASDEDDDNEFFDAMEDPDQFITVPADPKYHRRSNSNLSGLSSETGMDDQSVNFDELSLASNPESPQPLELEPVRQRRTRIPDKPNYYLNLWSIMKNCIGKELSKIPMPVNFNEPLSMLQRLSEDLEYYELLDKAAKCQSSLEQMCYVAAFTVSSYSTTVHRTGKPFNPLLGETFELDRLKDCGYRSLCEQVSHHPPAAAHHAISEKGWTLRQEITLASKFRGKYLSIMPLGSIQCLFEKSNNHYSWKKVTTTVHNIIVGKLWIDQSGEIDVVNHKTGDRCHLKFAPYSYFSRDVPRKVTGVVTDKDGKAHHVLSGTWDEKMEFSRVMQSSKGENGTEGKQRTVYQTLKAKEIWRKNPLPEGAENMYFFSSLALALNEPEEGVAPTDSRRRPDQRLMEDGRWDEANAEKQRLEEKQRIVRREREREAVKAASSPEEAVTEDSINDSPLKTDAVETGTEAHEVSDESAHSDNYQSMWFEKLDDPVSGETLHVYKGGYWETKDQGDWDACPDIF, encoded by the exons ATGTCGGAGCCTAAGCCCCCTACTCCAACCCCTGGAGACACGTACAAGGGTTGGCTCTTCAAGTGGACTAACTACATTAAAGGTTACCAGAGACGCTGGTTTGTTCTGAGCAATGGCTTGCTGTCTTACTACAG GACCCAGGCAGAGATGGGTCACACATGCCGAGGCACCATCAACTTGGCCACAGCCAATATTGCTGTGGAGGACTCGTGCAATTTTGTCATTTCCAACGGAGGTGCGCAGACCTACCACTTGAAGGCCAGCTCAGAAGTGGAGCGACAACGATGGATCACTGCTCTGGAGCTCGCCAAGGCGAAGGCTGTCCACATGCAGGCTGAATCTG ATGACTCGGGTGACGATTGTCCTGCAGCGCCCCCCTCCGCAGGACAGGGTGGAGGCTGCCGTAACTTAGAAATCCAGTCCACACTGCGCACACTTGGCAGCAAGGTGGAGGACCTCAACACCTGCAATGATCTCATTGTCAAGCATGGATCTGCCCTCCAAAG GTCTTTGTCAGAACTGGAGGGGATTCGTGTCGGAGGAGACATGGGGGAAAAGATGAGACAAGTTACAGAGAGAGCCACACTGTTCAGAATCACCTCCAATGCCATGATTAAT GCATGTAGAGACTTCCTCTCCCTGGCCCAGAACCACAGTAAGCGCTGGACGAAGGCCTTACAGGTTGAACGGGACCAGAGGATACGGCTGGAGGAGACTCTGGAGCAGCTGGCCAAACAGCACAATCACTTGGAAAGAGCTTTCAGAGGATCTACAGTCCCCTCTTCATTCAGCAATCCCACCTTAG GTGCCGTTTCAGTAAAAGGTGATGCCAGTGACGAGGATGATGACAATGAGTTCTTTGACGCTATGGAAGACCCAGACCAGTTTATTACTGTCCCTGCTGACCCCAAGTATCACAG GAGATCTAACAGCAACCTTAGTGGGCTCAGCAGTGAGACTGGAATGGACGATCAGTCAGTAAAT TTTGATGAGCTGTCTTTGGCATCCAACCCAGAGTCTCCACAGCCCCTTGAGTTAGAGCCAGTTAGACAAAGACGGACTCGCATCCCTGACAAGCCCAACTATTACCTCAATCTGTGGAGCATCATGAAGAACTGTATTGGAAAGGAGCTCTCAAAGATACCAATGCCT GTGAATTTCAACGAGCCCCTCTCGATGCTGCAACGTCTATCCGAAGACCTGGAGTACTACGAGCTGCTGGATAAGGCTGCTAAATGTCAGAGCTCTCTAGAGCAGATGTGTTATGTGGCCGCGTTCACAGTCTCTTCCTACTCCACCACTGTCCACCGCACAGGAAAACCCTTCAATCCTCTGCTGGGAGAAACCTTTGAGCTTGATCGGCTAAAAGATTGTGGCTACCGCTCCCTCTGCGAACAG GTGAGTCACCACCCACCTGCTGCAGCTCACCATGCCATCTCTGAAAAGGGCTGGACCCTCAGACAAGAAATTACCCTGGCCAGCAAGTTTAGAGGGAAATATCTCTCTATCATGCCTTTGG GTTCTATCCAGTGTTTATTTGAGAAGAGCAACAATCACTACTCATGGAAGAAAGTGACTACGACAGTACACAACATCATCGTTGGAAAATTATGGATTGACCAG TCAGGGGAGATAGATGTGGTGAACCACAAGACAGGAGATCGCTGCCACCTCAAGTTTGCTCCCTACAGTTACTTCTCCAGAGATGTACCAAGAAAG GTAACAGGAGTAGTAACAGATAAGGACGGGAAGGCCCACCACGTGCTATCGGGAACCTGGGATGAGAAGATGGAGTTCTCCAGGGTAATGCAGAGCAGTAAAGGtgagaacggcactgaaggcaaACAGAGGACCGTCTATCAGACCCTCAAAGCCAAAGAAATCTGGAGAAAGAACCCTTTACC AGAGGGAGCAGAGAACATGTACTTCTTCTCCTCACTGGCCTTGGCGCTCAATGAACCCGAAGAGGGAGTGGCGCCAACAGACAGTCGGCGGCGCCCCGACCAGAGGTTAATGGAGGACGGCCGATGGGATGAGGCTAACGCAGAGAAACAGAGGCTGGAAGAGAAACAGCGCATCGTTCGCcgagaaagggagagggaggCTGTTAAAGCAGCCAGCTCACCAGAGGAAG CTGTCACTGAGGATTCAATCAATGATTCACCCTTGAAAA CTGATGCAGTGGAGACTGGCACAGAAGCACATGAGGTTTCTGATGAAA GCGCTCATTCAGACAACTACCAATCGATGTGGTTTGAGAAGTTAGACGACCCCGTCTCCGGAGAGACCTTGCATGTTTACAAGGGCGGTTACTGGGAGACGAAGGACCAAGGCGACTGGGACGCGTGCCCTGACATCTTCTGA
- the LOC119485199 gene encoding oxysterol-binding protein 1-like isoform X4 — MSEPKPPTPTPGDTYKGWLFKWTNYIKGYQRRWFVLSNGLLSYYRTQAEMGHTCRGTINLATANIAVEDSCNFVISNGGAQTYHLKASSEVERQRWITALELAKAKAVHMQAESDDSGDDCPAAPPSAGQGGGCRNLEIQSTLRTLGSKVEDLNTCNDLIVKHGSALQRSLSELEGIRVGGDMGEKMRQVTERATLFRITSNAMINACRDFLSLAQNHSKRWTKALQVERDQRIRLEETLEQLAKQHNHLERAFRGSTVPSSFSNPTLGNKGAVSVKGDASDEDDDNEFFDAMEDPDQFITVPADPKYHRRSNSNLSGLSSETGMDDQSVNFDELSLASNPESPQPLELEPVRQRRTRIPDKPNYYLNLWSIMKNCIGKELSKIPMPVNFNEPLSMLQRLSEDLEYYELLDKAAKCQSSLEQMCYVAAFTVSSYSTTVHRTGKPFNPLLGETFELDRLKDCGYRSLCEQVSHHPPAAAHHAISEKGWTLRQEITLASKFRGKYLSIMPLGSIQCLFEKSNNHYSWKKVTTTVHNIIVGKLWIDQSGEIDVVNHKTGDRCHLKFAPYSYFSRDVPRKVTGVVTDKDGKAHHVLSGTWDEKMEFSRVMQSSKGENGTEGKQRTVYQTLKAKEIWRKNPLPEGAENMYFFSSLALALNEPEEGVAPTDSRRRPDQRLMEDGRWDEANAEKQRLEEKQRIVRREREREAVKAASSPEEGAHSDNYQSMWFEKLDDPVSGETLHVYKGGYWETKDQGDWDACPDIF; from the exons ATGTCGGAGCCTAAGCCCCCTACTCCAACCCCTGGAGACACGTACAAGGGTTGGCTCTTCAAGTGGACTAACTACATTAAAGGTTACCAGAGACGCTGGTTTGTTCTGAGCAATGGCTTGCTGTCTTACTACAG GACCCAGGCAGAGATGGGTCACACATGCCGAGGCACCATCAACTTGGCCACAGCCAATATTGCTGTGGAGGACTCGTGCAATTTTGTCATTTCCAACGGAGGTGCGCAGACCTACCACTTGAAGGCCAGCTCAGAAGTGGAGCGACAACGATGGATCACTGCTCTGGAGCTCGCCAAGGCGAAGGCTGTCCACATGCAGGCTGAATCTG ATGACTCGGGTGACGATTGTCCTGCAGCGCCCCCCTCCGCAGGACAGGGTGGAGGCTGCCGTAACTTAGAAATCCAGTCCACACTGCGCACACTTGGCAGCAAGGTGGAGGACCTCAACACCTGCAATGATCTCATTGTCAAGCATGGATCTGCCCTCCAAAG GTCTTTGTCAGAACTGGAGGGGATTCGTGTCGGAGGAGACATGGGGGAAAAGATGAGACAAGTTACAGAGAGAGCCACACTGTTCAGAATCACCTCCAATGCCATGATTAAT GCATGTAGAGACTTCCTCTCCCTGGCCCAGAACCACAGTAAGCGCTGGACGAAGGCCTTACAGGTTGAACGGGACCAGAGGATACGGCTGGAGGAGACTCTGGAGCAGCTGGCCAAACAGCACAATCACTTGGAAAGAGCTTTCAGAGGATCTACAGTCCCCTCTTCATTCAGCAATCCCACCTTAGGTAACAAAG GTGCCGTTTCAGTAAAAGGTGATGCCAGTGACGAGGATGATGACAATGAGTTCTTTGACGCTATGGAAGACCCAGACCAGTTTATTACTGTCCCTGCTGACCCCAAGTATCACAG GAGATCTAACAGCAACCTTAGTGGGCTCAGCAGTGAGACTGGAATGGACGATCAGTCAGTAAAT TTTGATGAGCTGTCTTTGGCATCCAACCCAGAGTCTCCACAGCCCCTTGAGTTAGAGCCAGTTAGACAAAGACGGACTCGCATCCCTGACAAGCCCAACTATTACCTCAATCTGTGGAGCATCATGAAGAACTGTATTGGAAAGGAGCTCTCAAAGATACCAATGCCT GTGAATTTCAACGAGCCCCTCTCGATGCTGCAACGTCTATCCGAAGACCTGGAGTACTACGAGCTGCTGGATAAGGCTGCTAAATGTCAGAGCTCTCTAGAGCAGATGTGTTATGTGGCCGCGTTCACAGTCTCTTCCTACTCCACCACTGTCCACCGCACAGGAAAACCCTTCAATCCTCTGCTGGGAGAAACCTTTGAGCTTGATCGGCTAAAAGATTGTGGCTACCGCTCCCTCTGCGAACAG GTGAGTCACCACCCACCTGCTGCAGCTCACCATGCCATCTCTGAAAAGGGCTGGACCCTCAGACAAGAAATTACCCTGGCCAGCAAGTTTAGAGGGAAATATCTCTCTATCATGCCTTTGG GTTCTATCCAGTGTTTATTTGAGAAGAGCAACAATCACTACTCATGGAAGAAAGTGACTACGACAGTACACAACATCATCGTTGGAAAATTATGGATTGACCAG TCAGGGGAGATAGATGTGGTGAACCACAAGACAGGAGATCGCTGCCACCTCAAGTTTGCTCCCTACAGTTACTTCTCCAGAGATGTACCAAGAAAG GTAACAGGAGTAGTAACAGATAAGGACGGGAAGGCCCACCACGTGCTATCGGGAACCTGGGATGAGAAGATGGAGTTCTCCAGGGTAATGCAGAGCAGTAAAGGtgagaacggcactgaaggcaaACAGAGGACCGTCTATCAGACCCTCAAAGCCAAAGAAATCTGGAGAAAGAACCCTTTACC AGAGGGAGCAGAGAACATGTACTTCTTCTCCTCACTGGCCTTGGCGCTCAATGAACCCGAAGAGGGAGTGGCGCCAACAGACAGTCGGCGGCGCCCCGACCAGAGGTTAATGGAGGACGGCCGATGGGATGAGGCTAACGCAGAGAAACAGAGGCTGGAAGAGAAACAGCGCATCGTTCGCcgagaaagggagagggaggCTGTTAAAGCAGCCAGCTCACCAGAGGAAG GCGCTCATTCAGACAACTACCAATCGATGTGGTTTGAGAAGTTAGACGACCCCGTCTCCGGAGAGACCTTGCATGTTTACAAGGGCGGTTACTGGGAGACGAAGGACCAAGGCGACTGGGACGCGTGCCCTGACATCTTCTGA